From a region of the Desulfuromonas sp. KJ2020 genome:
- a CDS encoding ATP-binding protein: MVFNPRFCRTILACLFFLAVGLFSPAQGRAEYSEAKDVLVLHSYDPGFPWTTSIDKAIARVFAAQPLQVRIYSEYMDTKRHPGAFYITETVDRALVSKLSGRHFDLIMVSDNDALNFVLRHRERLFPGLPVVFCGINNYRPEMLAGNRGVTGVAEVPSYAETLDILLRLRPQTRSLVVLGNQVDETGRHIHAVLERLADRFQNRLRFRFWDDLSLDEAVSRLKALPQDHLVLMVGFVTDTYGQVLTPKDATPILSEASTVPLWGPWDLNFGQGVIGGVLVSGSAQGQMAADIGVRILQGESAEAIPVVTKEANRAMFDYRQLSRFGIKLGELPPDSQILYPPDPVYTINKVIFWLVFGVLLVFIVLLVALLINRRQLRRLGTNLREEQRKLATLMGNLPGMVYRCKHDPSWSMEFVSAGSQDLTGYAPEDLIDNRTVAFADLINPQDQERVWEHIEASVEQKSLFQVEYRLLDSRGRERWVADQGCGVFTPDGRLLAIEGILLDVTERKEAEEARQKSETRFTELFSHMNSGMTIFEPRDNGEDFILIDCNQAARKMGGIARVELIGKGLCESFPEIGDTEIFRALQRVWKSGRPEMFSSVAPGGHDKIRWQDNRLYRLPSGEVVALYDDITQRQEAEAALQRALENAQESRDRIDAILRSVADGLLVTDRDGHLVMANSVAEKVLTLQCPAMSHLPLAQVSLPGGLRDYLQGVIAGEKVSDPFVFELPGEDGEAARIMEARTAPVHRRDRTGSEWITLLHDVTREREFDRMKSEFIATAAHELSTPLAVIMGYAELLQTHQEETGDEQSRDYVQTIYDKVQHLEKIVDDLLNLSRIESGRVIVLHRAPCNMGECLLRVVSPYQREQGKHHFEIAVPQEVTEVLVDKDKMAQVLDNLVSNAVKYSPQGGTIRVEGQKLADRLLVTVEDQGIGMTPAQVERVFEKFYRADASDTAIGGLGLGMSIARTIVEMHGGKIWVESEAGRGTKVSFTIPLEPGTSDGQFGSSE; this comes from the coding sequence ATGGTTTTTAATCCCCGCTTCTGCAGGACCATCCTCGCTTGCCTCTTCTTTCTGGCCGTCGGCTTGTTCTCCCCCGCTCAGGGCCGCGCCGAATATTCAGAGGCCAAAGACGTCCTCGTCCTTCATTCCTACGACCCTGGTTTCCCCTGGACAACCTCCATTGACAAAGCCATCGCCCGGGTATTTGCCGCGCAGCCCCTGCAGGTGCGGATTTATTCCGAATACATGGACACCAAGCGTCATCCGGGGGCTTTCTATATTACGGAGACGGTCGACAGGGCTCTGGTCAGCAAACTTTCCGGTCGGCATTTCGACCTGATCATGGTGTCGGACAATGATGCCTTGAACTTCGTGCTGCGCCACCGGGAGCGTCTTTTCCCCGGACTGCCGGTGGTCTTCTGCGGCATCAATAACTATCGTCCCGAGATGCTGGCCGGGAACCGGGGGGTTACCGGCGTGGCCGAAGTGCCTTCCTATGCCGAGACCCTCGATATCCTGCTGCGCCTGCGCCCGCAAACCCGCTCGCTGGTGGTTCTGGGCAACCAGGTCGATGAGACCGGACGTCACATCCACGCGGTGCTGGAGCGGTTGGCCGACCGGTTCCAAAATCGTCTGCGGTTCCGTTTCTGGGACGATCTTTCTCTGGACGAGGCCGTGTCGCGACTCAAAGCCTTGCCGCAGGATCACCTCGTACTTATGGTGGGTTTTGTCACCGATACCTACGGCCAGGTGCTGACGCCGAAGGATGCCACGCCGATTCTCAGCGAAGCCAGCACGGTCCCTCTGTGGGGGCCCTGGGACCTGAACTTCGGCCAGGGGGTCATCGGCGGTGTGCTGGTCAGCGGCAGTGCCCAGGGCCAGATGGCGGCGGATATCGGGGTTCGTATTCTGCAGGGAGAATCAGCCGAGGCGATCCCGGTGGTGACCAAAGAGGCCAATCGCGCCATGTTCGATTACCGGCAGCTGAGCCGATTTGGTATCAAACTGGGTGAGCTGCCGCCGGACAGCCAGATTCTTTATCCGCCTGACCCGGTCTACACGATAAACAAGGTCATCTTCTGGCTGGTTTTCGGGGTGCTGTTGGTTTTTATCGTGCTGTTGGTGGCTCTGCTAATCAACCGACGACAGCTTCGCCGCCTGGGAACGAACCTGCGGGAGGAGCAACGCAAGCTGGCCACCCTGATGGGCAACCTGCCCGGCATGGTCTACCGCTGCAAACACGATCCGTCCTGGAGCATGGAGTTTGTCAGTGCCGGCAGCCAGGACTTGACCGGCTATGCACCCGAGGACCTGATCGACAATCGCACCGTCGCCTTTGCTGACCTGATCAATCCCCAGGATCAGGAGCGGGTATGGGAACACATCGAGGCGAGCGTCGAGCAGAAGAGCCTGTTCCAGGTTGAATACCGCCTGCTCGACAGCCGGGGGAGGGAGCGCTGGGTCGCCGATCAGGGCTGTGGCGTTTTTACTCCGGATGGCCGTTTGCTGGCGATTGAAGGGATTCTTCTGGACGTGACGGAACGCAAAGAGGCCGAAGAGGCCCGCCAGAAGAGCGAGACCCGTTTCACCGAACTGTTCAGCCACATGAACAGTGGCATGACCATCTTTGAACCCCGGGACAACGGCGAAGATTTCATCCTGATTGACTGTAACCAGGCCGCCAGGAAGATGGGAGGGATCGCCCGGGTAGAGCTGATTGGCAAAGGCTTGTGCGAATCTTTCCCTGAAATCGGTGATACCGAAATTTTCAGGGCGCTCCAGCGGGTCTGGAAGAGTGGGCGTCCGGAGATGTTTTCATCGGTGGCACCGGGAGGCCATGACAAGATCCGCTGGCAGGATAACCGGCTCTACCGCCTGCCCTCCGGTGAAGTGGTCGCCCTCTACGATGATATTACACAAAGGCAGGAGGCGGAGGCCGCCCTTCAGCGGGCGCTGGAAAACGCCCAGGAATCGCGGGATCGTATCGACGCCATTTTGCGTTCGGTCGCCGACGGTCTGCTGGTCACCGACCGGGACGGACATCTCGTCATGGCCAATTCGGTGGCCGAAAAGGTGCTGACCCTGCAATGCCCCGCCATGTCGCATCTCCCCCTGGCACAGGTGTCGTTGCCCGGAGGGCTGCGCGACTACCTGCAGGGGGTGATTGCGGGCGAGAAGGTGAGCGATCCCTTTGTTTTCGAGTTGCCTGGCGAGGACGGGGAGGCAGCCCGTATCATGGAAGCTAGAACGGCGCCGGTGCATCGGCGTGATCGTACCGGCAGTGAATGGATCACCCTGCTCCACGATGTAACGCGGGAGCGGGAGTTCGACCGCATGAAGAGCGAGTTTATTGCCACCGCAGCCCATGAATTGAGTACGCCCCTGGCGGTTATCATGGGGTATGCCGAGCTTCTGCAGACCCATCAGGAGGAGACAGGGGACGAACAGTCCCGCGACTATGTCCAGACGATTTACGACAAGGTGCAGCACCTGGAGAAGATCGTCGATGACCTGCTCAACCTGAGCCGTATCGAGTCGGGACGGGTTATTGTCCTTCACCGGGCTCCCTGTAATATGGGCGAGTGTCTGCTGAGGGTGGTGAGTCCCTACCAGCGTGAGCAGGGCAAGCATCATTTCGAGATCGCGGTGCCGCAAGAGGTGACCGAAGTTCTCGTGGACAAGGACAAGATGGCGCAGGTGCTGGACAACCTGGTCAGCAATGCGGTGAAATATTCCCCTCAGGGCGGCACCATTCGGGTCGAGGGCCAAAAACTGGCGGATCGTCTGCTGGTGACGGTGGAAGACCAGGGCATCGGTATGACGCCAGCCCAGGTAGAACGGGTTTTTGAGAAATTTTATCGGGCCGATGCCTCCGACACGGCGATTGGCGGTCTGGGCCTGGGCATGAGCATCGCCCGAACCATTGTGGAAATGCACGGGGGCAAAATCTGGGTGGAGAGCGAGGCAGGCCGAGGCACGAAGGTGAGCTTCACCATCCCGCTGGAGCCGGGTACCAGCGACGGCCAGTTCGGATCGTCTGAATAA
- the cbiE gene encoding precorrin-6y C5,15-methyltransferase (decarboxylating) subunit CbiE: MKKVYVIGAGVEGQEGFSGRALDIINQAARLFGSEHLLALFPSFSGEKVVVDSDAGGLLERLNTEKGTSVILATGDPLFFSIGRYLLRNLPEESLDFVPNVSSVQYAFAKIKEPWDDAVFISAEGRGIKGAVDRIVANDKAAVLTDKVNTPAAIAGEMIRRGREGYAAYLCENLGTAEERIVVTDVRGLLDIKAAPLNVLILIKEYEGGGDDYIPTLGIPDEEFSTTKHLITKEEIRVVTLAKLNLRHDMILWDVGAGSGSVSIEADSLLPNGRIFAIERNDQYVGFIKENLNRFNARHVTLIEGEAPSVFEDLPDPDRVFIGGSGGNLWDILEAVDGRLPAEGRIVLNATTLDTLTAANEFFDNAGYQVEVTTINIARTRPLTDYKMFEAYNPVYIVVAVKD; this comes from the coding sequence ATGAAAAAAGTGTACGTGATCGGAGCAGGTGTCGAGGGACAGGAAGGATTCAGCGGCCGCGCCCTCGATATTATCAATCAGGCTGCGCGTCTTTTCGGCAGTGAGCATCTGCTGGCTCTGTTCCCGAGTTTTTCCGGTGAAAAGGTGGTGGTCGACAGTGACGCTGGCGGCCTGCTGGAGCGCCTGAACACCGAAAAAGGAACCTCCGTGATCCTTGCCACCGGCGATCCGCTCTTTTTCAGCATCGGGCGCTACCTGCTGCGCAATCTACCGGAGGAAAGCCTCGACTTCGTGCCCAACGTCAGTTCGGTGCAGTATGCCTTCGCCAAGATCAAGGAGCCCTGGGACGATGCCGTCTTCATCTCCGCCGAAGGGCGGGGTATCAAGGGAGCCGTCGATCGCATCGTCGCCAACGACAAGGCGGCCGTTCTGACCGATAAGGTCAACACGCCGGCCGCCATCGCCGGGGAAATGATCCGGCGGGGTCGCGAAGGCTACGCCGCCTACCTCTGCGAGAATCTTGGAACCGCCGAGGAACGCATCGTCGTTACCGATGTGCGCGGACTGTTGGACATCAAGGCCGCTCCCCTCAACGTCCTCATCCTCATCAAGGAATACGAGGGGGGAGGCGACGATTACATCCCCACGCTCGGCATTCCCGACGAGGAATTTTCGACCACCAAGCATCTGATCACCAAGGAAGAGATCCGGGTGGTGACCCTGGCCAAGCTCAATCTGCGCCATGACATGATTCTGTGGGATGTCGGGGCGGGTTCCGGTTCGGTCAGCATCGAAGCGGACTCCCTGCTCCCCAATGGCCGCATCTTCGCCATTGAGCGCAATGACCAGTATGTCGGCTTCATCAAGGAAAACCTGAACCGCTTCAACGCCCGCCACGTGACCCTGATTGAAGGGGAGGCGCCGAGCGTGTTTGAAGATCTGCCCGACCCCGACCGGGTTTTTATCGGAGGGTCGGGCGGGAATCTTTGGGATATCCTTGAGGCGGTCGATGGCCGTCTCCCCGCCGAAGGGCGGATCGTGCTGAACGCCACCACCCTCGATACACTGACCGCTGCCAACGAATTCTTCGACAACGCCGGCTATCAGGTCGAGGTGACGACCATCAACATCGCCCGCACCCGGCCCTTGACCGACTACAAGATGTTCGAGGCCTACAACCCGGTGTATATCGTGGTGGCCGTTAAGGATTAA
- a CDS encoding ATP-binding protein: MAPTRFSYRLKSLLLLALALNTLVLGLQVYSSYHSIRSYRGSLLAQGDMLLRSVAGGHRFFMRHMSFSAEEAQRYFREAFEQTPVKAFFLYDGTGQVLFSLHPQTHPVDMPRPASRLVREEEDALLFFAPYTPPRLGMGMMGGRPVTPLYMALALDKTPLLELEGKTWVHLGFVVLLQVLLVFVYLVLLRFIRHHLRTQERLEVAERHAELGRFAGVLAHEIKNPLSSLRGLLAFARQKEQDAVLREVQDKSLDEVDRLNRIADDFLTYGKETVLDLEEVALLPLVRRALELVHYEMENKGLACDLRGDDFTVSADGDRLLQVLVNLLLNAAQAAPPGGRVELAFDAARRSLKIANPVAEPVTATAEQLFAPFYSTRSQGSGLGLAIARKLLEAHGFSVRLTATAPFTLLLEFSHDPS, from the coding sequence GTGGCGCCAACCCGTTTTTCCTACCGACTGAAGAGCCTGCTGCTGCTGGCTCTCGCTCTCAATACGCTGGTGCTGGGACTGCAGGTCTATTCGTCCTATCACAGCATCCGCTCCTACCGCGGCAGTCTGCTCGCCCAGGGTGATATGTTGCTGCGGTCCGTAGCCGGTGGGCACCGCTTTTTCATGCGCCATATGTCCTTTTCCGCCGAGGAGGCCCAGCGCTATTTCCGGGAGGCCTTCGAGCAGACGCCGGTAAAGGCCTTCTTCCTCTATGACGGTACCGGACAGGTGCTTTTTTCCCTGCATCCGCAAACGCATCCGGTCGATATGCCCCGGCCGGCGTCCCGTCTGGTGCGCGAAGAAGAGGATGCCCTGTTGTTCTTCGCGCCCTACACGCCGCCGCGCCTGGGCATGGGGATGATGGGGGGGCGGCCGGTGACGCCGCTCTACATGGCCCTGGCGCTCGACAAGACGCCGCTGCTCGAGCTGGAGGGCAAAACCTGGGTACACCTGGGCTTTGTCGTGCTGCTGCAGGTGCTTCTCGTTTTCGTCTATCTGGTTCTGCTGCGTTTCATCCGCCATCACCTCCGTACCCAGGAGCGGCTGGAGGTGGCTGAGCGCCATGCCGAGCTCGGTCGCTTCGCCGGCGTTCTGGCTCATGAGATCAAGAACCCCCTCAGCTCTTTGCGGGGGTTGCTGGCCTTTGCCCGGCAAAAAGAGCAGGATGCCGTCCTGCGGGAGGTCCAGGACAAATCCCTGGACGAAGTCGACCGCCTCAATCGCATCGCCGATGATTTTCTCACCTACGGGAAAGAAACCGTGCTCGACTTGGAGGAAGTGGCTCTGCTTCCCCTGGTGCGACGGGCCTTGGAGCTTGTCCACTACGAGATGGAAAACAAGGGGTTGGCCTGCGATCTTCGAGGCGACGATTTTACGGTGTCTGCCGACGGCGACAGGCTGCTGCAGGTTCTGGTCAACCTGCTTCTCAACGCCGCCCAGGCCGCCCCGCCGGGGGGACGGGTGGAACTGGCCTTCGATGCCGCCCGGCGGTCTTTGAAAATTGCCAACCCGGTGGCCGAACCGGTGACGGCGACGGCCGAACAGCTCTTTGCCCCTTTTTACAGCACCCGCAGCCAGGGCTCGGGGCTGGGGCTGGCCATCGCCCGCAAGCTTTTGGAAGCCCACGGCTTTTCGGTGCGGCTGACAGCGACTGCGCCTTTTACCCTGCTCCTGGAATTTTCCCATGACCCGTCCTGA
- the cobC gene encoding alpha-ribazole phosphatase, which produces MNCTRVYLIRHGQVQGHEQKRYNGQSEVALTEKGRAQFGMLQMRLQERAIKAVYTSDLGRCVEGARILAHAHGLEPLIRPALRELHVGEWEGRTWQELQASYPKQWQDRLDDLVHYRVPGGENLLDLGQRVRPALEDILRAHPGEEVVIVGHGGVNRLILLDAIGAPLDKMFHLAQDFGCLNIIDYHSDGLRVVSLLNG; this is translated from the coding sequence ATGAATTGTACCCGCGTTTACCTTATCCGCCATGGCCAGGTTCAGGGCCATGAGCAGAAACGCTATAACGGCCAGAGCGAAGTGGCCCTGACCGAAAAAGGGCGGGCCCAGTTCGGTATGCTGCAGATGCGCCTGCAGGAGCGGGCCATTAAGGCCGTCTACACCAGCGACCTGGGGCGCTGCGTGGAGGGCGCCAGGATTCTCGCCCACGCGCATGGCCTGGAGCCGCTGATCAGACCGGCCCTGCGCGAACTGCACGTCGGCGAGTGGGAAGGGCGCACCTGGCAGGAACTACAGGCGAGTTACCCCAAACAATGGCAGGACCGTCTTGATGATCTGGTCCATTACCGGGTCCCCGGCGGTGAAAATCTCCTGGACCTGGGCCAGCGGGTACGCCCGGCCCTGGAGGATATCCTCCGTGCCCATCCTGGGGAAGAGGTCGTCATCGTCGGTCATGGCGGCGTAAATCGCCTCATTCTGCTCGACGCCATCGGCGCACCTCTCGATAAAATGTTTCACCTGGCGCAGGATTTCGGTTGTTTGAATATCATCGATTATCACTCCGACGGTCTCAGGGTTGTTTCCCTGCTGAACGGTTGA
- the yihA gene encoding ribosome biogenesis GTP-binding protein YihA/YsxC encodes MLIKSAEFVKSATRPDNYPTSDLPEVAFAGRSNVGKSSLINVLVNRKALVRTSSTPGRTQLLNFFDINGTFSLVDLPGYGFAKVPLAVKKDWGPMVRTFLERRHNLRAVVILFDIRRVPREEDLQLLDWLEEYQIPTIPVLTKVDKVSRGQREKQIKPILAATGLPRDAFSLFSALNREGRDEVWERIEAALAQERPSPVAEDL; translated from the coding sequence GTGCTCATTAAATCCGCAGAATTCGTCAAAAGCGCCACCCGCCCCGACAATTATCCCACCAGCGATCTGCCCGAGGTGGCCTTCGCCGGTCGCAGCAATGTGGGGAAAAGCTCCCTGATCAACGTTCTGGTCAACCGCAAGGCCCTGGTCCGAACCTCCTCGACACCGGGCCGCACCCAGCTTCTGAATTTTTTCGACATCAACGGCACTTTCTCCCTGGTCGATTTGCCCGGCTATGGTTTTGCCAAGGTTCCCCTGGCGGTCAAGAAGGACTGGGGCCCCATGGTGCGGACTTTTCTGGAAAGACGCCACAACCTGCGGGCGGTCGTCATCCTTTTCGATATTCGCCGGGTTCCCCGGGAAGAAGACCTCCAACTGCTCGATTGGCTGGAAGAGTACCAGATTCCGACCATCCCGGTTCTGACCAAGGTGGATAAAGTCTCCCGGGGGCAACGGGAAAAGCAGATCAAGCCGATTCTGGCCGCCACGGGGCTGCCGCGGGATGCTTTCAGCCTCTTTTCCGCCCTCAACCGCGAAGGCCGGGACGAGGTGTGGGAGAGAATCGAGGCGGCCCTGGCCCAGGAGCGTCCCTCCCCAGTCGCAGAAGATCTCTGA
- a CDS encoding ferritin gives MLSPKMQDALNEQMKNEFFSAYLYMAMAGYFQSEDLPGLASWMRVQALEEMTHGEMFFNFICDAGGRTHLLPVDEPQNDYASPLDAFEYGLKHEQFVTERIGKLLDLARTENSHAAQVFLQWFVTEQVEEEASFSLIIRKLSRVKDDGRGLLMVDQELGQRVFTPPAAAGA, from the coding sequence ATGCTCAGTCCCAAGATGCAGGACGCCTTGAACGAACAGATGAAAAATGAATTCTTTTCCGCTTATCTCTACATGGCCATGGCCGGCTATTTCCAGTCGGAAGACTTGCCCGGTCTGGCCAGCTGGATGCGGGTACAGGCCCTGGAAGAGATGACGCATGGTGAGATGTTTTTCAATTTCATCTGCGACGCCGGCGGGAGAACCCACCTTTTGCCGGTGGATGAACCCCAAAATGATTACGCCTCGCCGCTGGACGCCTTCGAATACGGCCTCAAGCATGAACAGTTCGTAACCGAGCGCATCGGCAAACTGCTCGATCTGGCCCGCACGGAGAACAGTCACGCCGCTCAGGTTTTCCTGCAATGGTTCGTTACCGAGCAGGTCGAGGAAGAGGCCAGCTTTTCCCTGATCATCCGCAAACTGTCCCGCGTCAAGGACGACGGGCGCGGGTTGCTTATGGTCGACCAGGAACTGGGCCAACGCGTCTTTACCCCGCCAGCTGCCGCAGGAGCTTAA
- a CDS encoding DUF4405 domain-containing protein: MSTSPFRLRNFITLLVTFSGLVMTVSGFVLYVVPEGRVAYWTDWTLLGLTKEAWGSVHTNLSFLFFLVLVFHLYYNWRVLMAYLKDRLRQRFTLRRELAAALVLGLVVVGGSAAQWPPFLQVMELGAAAKKAWYAGEDVQPPFPHAELMPLAELSRRIDLNLAAVLAVLAEEGYPAASEEVSLKNLARRYDVSPMQLFETVMADDRVYR, encoded by the coding sequence ATGTCAACCTCACCCTTTCGCCTGCGCAACTTTATCACCCTGCTGGTCACCTTCAGCGGCCTGGTCATGACGGTCTCCGGCTTCGTCCTCTACGTCGTCCCCGAGGGCCGGGTGGCCTACTGGACGGACTGGACGCTGCTGGGTCTGACCAAAGAGGCCTGGGGCAGCGTGCACACCAACCTCAGCTTCCTCTTTTTCCTGGTGCTGGTTTTTCATCTCTACTACAACTGGCGGGTGCTGATGGCTTACCTGAAAGATCGCCTGCGGCAAAGGTTCACCCTGCGCCGCGAACTGGCCGCTGCCCTGGTCCTCGGTCTGGTCGTCGTCGGCGGCAGTGCGGCCCAATGGCCGCCTTTTTTGCAGGTCATGGAGCTGGGCGCCGCCGCCAAGAAGGCCTGGTATGCCGGCGAAGATGTGCAGCCGCCTTTCCCCCACGCCGAACTCATGCCGCTGGCGGAGCTGTCCCGGCGCATCGACCTCAACCTGGCCGCGGTACTGGCGGTGCTGGCCGAAGAGGGATATCCGGCGGCGTCGGAGGAGGTTTCGCTCAAGAATCTTGCCCGTCGGTATGACGTATCCCCCATGCAGCTGTTCGAAACGGTCATGGCGGATGACCGCGTGTATCGCTGA
- a CDS encoding ferritin family protein gives MDLQEAIKRSIQTEKNAMDFYRLAATHMKDADAKRVFEVLARDEKEHAGQFFAIYQGGDINSFDDFIAKPPKEESDWMTDLRKMLDADFNERQAMELAMKKEQQLEKALREMAAKIDDAQVRQVYEDNAKSTNHHYQVIESEYARLMGMVHETDIDTFVRE, from the coding sequence ATGGATTTACAGGAAGCAATCAAACGTTCCATTCAGACCGAAAAAAACGCCATGGACTTTTATCGCCTGGCGGCAACCCACATGAAAGACGCCGATGCCAAGCGCGTTTTTGAAGTACTGGCCCGCGATGAAAAAGAGCATGCGGGGCAGTTCTTCGCCATCTACCAGGGCGGCGACATCAACTCTTTCGATGACTTTATCGCCAAGCCTCCCAAGGAGGAGTCCGACTGGATGACCGATCTGCGCAAAATGCTCGACGCCGATTTCAACGAGCGTCAAGCCATGGAACTGGCTATGAAGAAAGAGCAGCAGCTTGAAAAGGCACTGCGGGAGATGGCTGCCAAGATCGACGATGCCCAGGTGCGGCAGGTATACGAGGACAACGCCAAATCCACCAATCATCACTATCAGGTTATCGAATCGGAATACGCCCGTCTCATGGGCATGGTGCATGAGACGGACATCGATACCTTCGTGCGCGAATAG
- a CDS encoding sigma-54 dependent transcriptional regulator translates to MTRPETRILIIDDEPNHRLMLRLHLAEAGFHPVEAENGQQGLACLEREEFALILLDLKMPVMDGYGFLADLRRQGKGTPVVVITAFSNVRTAVEAMKLGATEFLTKPVDPAELLDLVETLLRQPTSPSVPPGRSDYRFEGVCSPDGLGKIVDLLAMVAPTDASVLILGESGTGKELVARSLHENSPRRQGPFLAVNCAALNENLVESELFGHEKGAFTGAAARRLGRFEEADKGTLFLDEIGEMPLAMQAKLLRAIQDKTFTRVGGTRTLHSDVRIVAATNRDLQAMVERGTFREDLFFRLNVFPVVLPPLRERRGEIPQLVRYFVDTYAGRFNKVIRGWSDAYLRRLQGYSFPGNIRELENLVERSVILARGDRLEEQTLPPLVAAPIEAAETGVDLRENEKALIVQALEKAAGNKSQAARLLGISRRALYYKLKDFSLED, encoded by the coding sequence ATGACCCGTCCTGAGACCAGGATCCTCATCATCGATGACGAGCCCAACCACCGCCTGATGCTGCGTCTGCATCTGGCCGAGGCTGGCTTTCACCCGGTGGAAGCCGAAAACGGCCAGCAGGGGTTGGCATGCCTGGAGCGGGAGGAGTTCGCTCTCATTCTGCTTGACCTCAAAATGCCTGTCATGGACGGTTACGGTTTCCTGGCCGACCTGCGTCGTCAGGGGAAGGGGACGCCGGTGGTGGTTATCACCGCCTTTTCCAACGTCCGCACGGCCGTCGAAGCCATGAAGCTGGGGGCCACGGAGTTCCTCACCAAACCCGTCGACCCGGCGGAGCTTCTGGATCTGGTAGAGACCCTGCTGCGGCAGCCGACCTCGCCTTCTGTGCCACCCGGCCGTAGTGACTACCGCTTCGAAGGGGTTTGCTCGCCCGACGGATTGGGCAAGATTGTCGACCTGCTGGCGATGGTCGCGCCGACGGATGCCTCTGTTCTTATCCTGGGAGAATCCGGAACCGGCAAGGAGCTGGTAGCGCGTTCCCTTCACGAAAACTCACCCCGGCGCCAGGGACCTTTTCTAGCAGTCAACTGCGCCGCTCTCAATGAAAACCTGGTCGAAAGCGAACTCTTCGGTCACGAAAAGGGGGCCTTTACCGGCGCGGCGGCAAGGCGTCTCGGCCGTTTCGAGGAGGCGGATAAAGGCACGCTCTTTCTCGATGAGATCGGCGAAATGCCGCTGGCCATGCAGGCCAAGCTGCTGCGGGCCATCCAGGACAAAACCTTTACCCGCGTCGGCGGCACCCGCACCCTGCACAGCGATGTGCGCATTGTGGCGGCGACCAACCGCGACCTGCAGGCTATGGTGGAAAGGGGGACCTTTCGGGAGGATCTTTTCTTCCGACTCAATGTCTTTCCGGTGGTCCTGCCGCCTCTGCGCGAGCGGCGGGGAGAGATCCCCCAGCTGGTCCGATACTTTGTCGACACCTACGCCGGGCGCTTCAACAAGGTGATTCGCGGCTGGAGTGACGCTTATCTTCGCCGGTTGCAGGGGTACTCTTTTCCCGGCAATATCCGTGAGCTGGAAAACCTGGTAGAGCGTAGCGTCATTCTGGCCCGGGGGGACCGCCTTGAGGAGCAGACGCTGCCACCTCTCGTCGCGGCCCCGATCGAGGCAGCAGAGACCGGCGTGGACCTGCGGGAGAATGAAAAGGCCCTGATCGTGCAGGCTCTGGAAAAGGCGGCAGGAAACAAAAGCCAGGCGGCGCGTCTGCTGGGCATATCACGACGGGCCCTGTACTACAAGCTGAAGGATTTTTCTTTGGAAGATTGA